In Cryptomeria japonica chromosome 10, Sugi_1.0, whole genome shotgun sequence, a genomic segment contains:
- the LOC131072586 gene encoding probable WRKY transcription factor 47, translating into MNHNKEELIAELKRIREENQKLIFMINRMGNRYNSLKAQIMKEKENDRKSSLKSMAKSLTLSIDGEGDSVNGGFTAEGSDYSLDSAEDKNLISSVDDLQLSLPCKKRKANFVFEKTHNGNRSSSSDGDPPNKKAKKIISVSTKPEATMVNDGCQWRKYGQKMTRNSQWPRSYYKCAVPSCPVKKKVQRCAEDTTLLTTTYEGEHNHLLTTVAIDAINTPNNQLRLPAYVATMGSFPTITLDLTQTPKPDRLHLGRDRLQKQANPSYNSNMQRGLLDPQAYSNRSLDQEAHLKADAHYTAALAAAIATSIMKSGTSLQSMSTQYCSNTLQ; encoded by the exons ATGAATCATAACAAAGAGGAG CTCATTGCTGAATTGAAACGTATAAGGGAGGAGAACCAGAAGCTCATCTTCATGATAAACCGCATGGGCAATCGCTACAATAGCTTGAAAGCACAGATTATGAAAGAGAAG GAAAATGACAGGAAATCCTCTCTGAAATCCATGGCTAAGTCTCTGACATTAAGTATAGACGGAGAGGGAGACAGTGTTAATGGAGGCTTTACAGCAGAAGGCTCTGATTATAGCTTGGACTCCGCAGAAGACAAGAACCTAATATCCTCCGTGGATGATCTGCAGTTGAGTTTGCCCTGCAAGAAAAGGAAAGCAAATTTTGTGTTCGAAAAGACCCACAATGGAAACAGGAGTTCATCTTCGGATGGTGACCCGCCCAATAAGAAGGCTAAGAAAATTATATCTGTTAGCACAAAACCAGAGGCAACAATG GTTAACGATGGTTGCCAGTGGCGAAAATATGGGCAAAAGATGACCAGAAACAGCCAGTGGCCCAGATCTTATTACAAATGTGCGGTTCCCTCTTGCCCAGTTAAAAAGAAAGTTCAGAGGTGCGCTGAAGACACCACTCTTCTGACCACTACCTATGAAGGAGAACATAATCATTTGCTTACTACGGTGGCCATAGATGCCATTAACACACCAAACAATCAGCTTCGCTTGCCTGCCTACGTTGCTACAATGGGTTCCTTTCCCACAATCACTCTGGACCTCACACAAACTCCCAAGCCTGATCGATTACATTTAGGAAGAGACAGATTGCAGAAACAGGCGAATCCATCATATAACAGCAATATGCAGAGAGGGTTGTTGGATCCACAAGCTTACAGCAACCGAAGCCTAGATCAAGAAGCCCATTTAAAAGCAGATGCCCATTATACCGCAGCCTTGGCTGCGGCTATAGCCACTTCTATCATGAAATCGGGTACATCCCTCCAATCTATGAGCACCCAATACTGCTCCAATACGTTACAATGA